DNA from Aphelocoma coerulescens isolate FSJ_1873_10779 chromosome 4A, UR_Acoe_1.0, whole genome shotgun sequence:
CCAGCGTCATCCATCTGTCAGACCCTCATCCCTGAACCCACACAGAGATTTGAGATGGATGGTTCCTTCCCTAACCTGCTCCACCCCAGAACCTGACAGCCAGCTActtctgtccccagcccagagatGAGAACAAGCGtccaggctggggctgctgcaagTTCCCCCAGTCCACACTCCCTGTTACGGTGGCTGCTGTCCTACACACCACTGAGCGCTCGGCCATGCCCATGGTCAGTCACCAAGATCCTGAGCTTGCTTGTGCCTCcacacagaggcagcagccacctcCTGAGAAAAGGGGCTGTTTGCTCAGGCAACAAGTATTGGCCAAGGTTTCTGCCTGGTGAGCATCCACAAACTGGTATCTCCATATGGtataaaaccaaattatttAATATTGCCACTACTGCTCTCCCACATTTCCTACTCCTCTTCTGGTATGGCCATGTTGAGTGAGGAAAATGTTGGGGTGAAAATGACTGAAATAACAGCAGAGAAAGCCTGCTGAGCTGTAGTTAGGTGGCTGCATTTGCAGCTGGCCTGAACTGGCTCTCAAATCAGCTCAGCTgaatttcttcacagcagctggaaaatgggAGTTGTGAAAAAAGATGAGAAATCAGGAAAACAAACCATCAATGTACGTTACTCAGACTTCTACCACAGAAAATTTCAAAGGGATCATATCTACTACTCCccttctccctgtgctgctcaaCCAAATGTCTTCTCACATCTGTTCTTTACAACACCCGAAAAACTCTGGGCACACGCTTGGGCTCTTTTCTCAGGGAAACATGAGAGCAGAAGGCAGATGTGCGTGTTTGCATGCTGACTCCATCCTTCAGCTTGTAGAGATGATTGTGAAACTTCCCTAAACCACAGAGTCACTGACAGTCCAGAGAGGGAGGACAATCCATTCCAGACACTGTCTTCTGCCTATGCTCACACTCCAAATCTGAATCCATTCATAGCGGGCACAACAGGGTGAGAGGTCACTAACCTTTTCCACCTAACACAGGCAAACAAGCCTAACCAGCCCAACTTCCTTATTTCTGTCACCAGAGGACAGACTGGTGCCCTCCCTGTTATCTACTGAAGCAAGGCCTCACACTGAGGCTGGCAGAGTAGAGGCTGCAGGCGctgcctttccctccccttGCACAGATCCAAACCTCTGTATTGCTCAGGGAtctgccccctccccttcccacagACAGGGTTTGGCAGTGCTGTACACACCATACCTGGGGGGACATTCACGActtccagctctgactctgaaaggaaacaaaaggaagGTAAGAAGGTGTTGGGCTGAGCAGGCAAAGCCCAGAACAGGGCAAGGATCAGATCAAGAGGCAGCATGCTTTTCCAGGACTAGGAGGCTGTCCTTTGTCCTGTCAATGTTTTCCCTCTCTACATAAGACAAGAGAATTTTTTGTATCACCTGCTTCAGAGCCAGCCCCAGTCCCAGTGCACAATCCTTTCCAGCCTTCAAAAGAAAAGTGCTGCGGGAGAAACAGAGATGGCCCTGACACTGGGCAGACACTGGTCACCCACAGCTGAACCACTGGGACATCCGCTGTTTTGGTAATAAATCTAAAACCACATCAGCTCCACTGCAGCCAAAGCCAGTACTGAGTGTCACTCGCCTCTGAGCACCTTCCAGTTCTTAGTAAGAGCAATTACTGGCTGAGAGCTGAACATCGCAATTCAGACACAAGCCAGAAACCAAACTCAGAATGACAACACAGGTAATGTAAACTCCAGAAAACAATTTATCGACTTCAGCTCCAGGTATTACCGTATTTAAAGGGAACATCATAATTTAATAACACTTAAGTAATTATCTGCTCCATTAACTGGCTTTTTATAGTATGTAAGAGAGGTGAGCTACAAACACGCAGAATTTCACAGCAGTAGCAGGAAGTGCTGCTGGATGTTTTATGGTGACAGCTCCCTACCTGTTCTAGGCAGGACAGTGAAGAGGATCTCCATCCCAGCATGGATATGGTCAGACACATGACAGTGAAGCAGCCATGTCCCAGGGTTCCCAACCAGCATCTCCACCATTTCAAAGGTCCCAGGGAACAGATCCACAACATCTGCTCTGTAGCTTTTGCCATTCTGTCAGAGGAGGGAGGCCATTAGCTGCAGTGCTCACTGCATCTTCTCAGGAAGAAAATTCTGCCAGTGTAGCTGGGGACCACTTCAGCTTTTtaaagctcaaaaaaaaaaagctttcaaaaagcagctccagggctgcagcttGGAAAGCAAACAATCTGGTAAGGCCTAACCCTAATAAGGATTAAGCTGGAATCTCAGCACAACACAGAGGGTCAGGGAGTCAGACTGGGATGTGTAAAACCACATCCTTTTCCTAGCTGGGTGAAGCTGCTGTGGAGTCATTAAAAAACATTCAAATACAAAGTCAAGTTAAAAGTGTTGGTATCAGTAGGCAGTACCTGCTTTACCATCAGCAGATATTTTTACCTTGTATATGAAGGTCTCAGCATGAAAATGGACTGTGTGTACATCAATCTCGTGACCCATTCCCAGCAGGTACCAGCTCACCCACTCTCCCTGGTACATGATCAGCCCAGGCAAGTTGGCATAGAGCCTGCCATTGATTGCTGTGCAGGGAATAACATGGAGGGGAAAAGGCTGTTAGTGAAATTGTATGGGTGCTGCACCTCCTCAGAGGAAGGTGGCAGATCAGAGGTTATAAAGCTCATACAGCAGCCAGTGTATCAGCAGTTAGCATCCCCCATAGGACAGTCCCCCCAGCTCAGCTACTTATCCACTATGCTCACAGCCAGGAAAAGTGACTTGCACTCAAGGCCATGCTGGAGCTCAGCTCAAATAAATCTCAACCTTTGCTCAAACCTTTGCTGAAAACCTGCAGTCAGCCAGCAGAAGTGGTTGCTTCTAGAAGTCAAAATGCATAAAAATGGCCTTTTCAACCCAATGATAGAGAAACATGTATATACCTACATACATATAAATGTCTGAACAATTTCCTTGATAAACATTGAAAAGGGGTAAATCCTGCCAGTGGGCAGCCCTGTGGTCCTGTGCCTCAGGCTGGCCACACACATCACATTCCAACCACTTGTAAAATCGATACATGGCAGGACTTTATCTCTCAAGTAGCACAGCTGGAAGGAATCCTGCTGTAACTGCACATGCAGGAAAGGGACTGAAACGGGGTGAGCTGACTGCCatggcacacacacagagactttCATGCTCAGATGACAACAGAGGGAATAAGATGGGAAGAAGCAGGATCTGAGGGCAGAGCATCAGGGTTTtactcccagctctgccctgggcagttTGTGTAGCCTAAAACAAGTATCCAACTTCACCATGCTGGTTCTGCTAGCTGTAATACTGGGTTAACAATTACACCTTCATGGACGTGTATTTGGAGAGTCTTTATCTCACCCATACAAAACCAATAGTAATGACAGTACACAAAATGCAACTCCTCACTATTCTTATCTCCACAACTGTCAAGGGACCTGTTTTGCTGAGGGTATTTTAGACAGATACAGATATAATATGGACAGAAACTAACATAAATAACACACTAATTTAAACAAATGTGTTCATCCTTCTATGATAGAAATAGCTCTTTGATAATGAGCTAAAACAACTGAGCCACATCTTGCAGCCACATAgctatgaaaattaatttaaaggcTAACATACTCTGATGGTCCCTGAGACAAACAGAATTAAGTTTGTCTGACAAGTTAATTTCatgtttgattttatttccttttctgagtCACTCAGACACATCAGAGATTAACCTCTCTGGCCTGGATATTGCTATTCCTCCTTTACAGGGACAGCCACAATGATCAGCCTTCACTGCAGATCAAAGATTTGGGCTGTAGGTGTGCTGCAATATTGAGAACAGTTTAATTCTGCTTGTGCCACTGATAATGGAAAAGGATGAGGATATTCACCACAAGTCAGGCTTCTTACTTAGAGAGGTGGCAGAATCAACACCAACATTACCGTGCATTTTGTTGCTTTCCACAAATTTCTCATCCAGCAGGTTGATCTCCTTGTGATTTCCCTTACTGAAACGTTCCACATTCTCCTCCAAGTACCAGGACTGATTTTCATCAAAAACCAGGAAGAGCAGAGCAAATTCCCTCTTTATATCCTTCCTGGTCCCACCAGATCGCAGGGTCCCTCTCCGGCAGACCTTCAGGGGCCCAATCAGCCCACTGTACATATCCTAATCAGAAGGAAGGAGAGCTCTGAGGCAAGGACCTTCTCACCCTCCTTTACACACagttttttgcctttcagcCATCATTTTCTATTCCCGTATCACCCCACTTAAAACAACCAGTTCTGCCACACAAGTATTCTTGCTAGAGAGCACCAGCCACTGAAGCACAGGAACAGGAATTATATGTGCTGTTCTAAATGCAAATCCAAAAGTCATAAATATGGATGGTATCAAAATATTCTCCACTCTGTGACTGCAAAAACATCTGCAACTTGAGATAAAAAGGCCATTATTTCTGGGTTGAATGGGATAGTTTATTGCAGGATCCTCCAGGTTGTTGCCCTGTGAAATCAGTGCTATGACAATTCTAGCAATGGTCAAATCTTCCTGCTTTATTCATGAGGTTTATTTTGGACAATTTCTGCCTTTCTAGATTAGCCCTATGGCTCTCACCAGTAGAAACCATGACCAACTGGGAGATGTTCTAATATCCTACAAATAACTGGAGCAAGGTTAGTAGCAAGGAAAGATGGTGGAATTCTTTTACAAAGGTTTGTTAGGATAAAATAAGGacaaacaacaggaaaaattcAGAAGACTTCCTCTCCAAGGAGAAGACTGGATATGTTACCAGGTGATTGTTCCACCTCTTGGCTGGGCCAATCTCTAAATTGTACCCAACTCACATTGTTTTCTAAATGGGGTAAAAAATTGGTCTAATTAGGCTTTCCTGGTTATAACTTCTGTTTTACCTTTACTGGGTCCACCGTGGAATAGTAGATCCAAGGAACACAGGCTGAATCATTTGGTCCTGGACCAGATCTCTCGGGAACCTCCCACCGGTATGTCACAATGTCACCTGAGGGACCAAGAGCACCATACATTAGGTGATACAGCCACTCACtaagcagcagcaaaaccaaatggaaaaagaaaatcctgtcTCCAAAGCCCAAATTCAATTCTCTATTTGTCAGATACTGCATCTGCCTTCCCCAAACACAAAGCAGCTCCCCTCTCAGAGCAAGACAGAGGGGTCACAGGATGAACACACTGTCTGGTACCAGCACAATGCAGCTTTATCTGCTGCTTTCGAGACTGGGCCTGACCATGGAGGTGATCATGGAACGACCACAGAAGCTCATTCAGAtgattctttcttctctttgaaGTGAATTTATGATGCTGATTCAAACTGGGTTTTAAAATCACCCTTTTTCATATTAGCAGCCATTCCACAAAGACAGGATCTGGCTGACAGCCTGACTGTGGCTTGGACAGTCTGGGCGAGTTGGAGGGGaccaaaaattaaatacattggCATCTGGATCATGAGACAAAGTGGCCATTTCAGCCAGATCCCAGCAAGCAATTGTGTGTTTCTCCTATTTCATACTATTTTCATACTATTGTGCTCATGCATCCCAAAGAAGAGGCTTCCCCATCCCAGGACTGGCTGAGCTGTGACCTGCCATCACCTTCCCCTTCTCACACAGAGACCACACTCAGTGTGGGGGGGATAAGGCTGCACACAAAAGAATGTCCTACACATGTCCCAGATGGCTGCCATCCCCACACAAATGGTATCACTAAAACCATGCTGGACCTGAAAGATGAGCCACTGTTCAGTTCCAGCACTCTACTGTAACAAAACCAGGACATCTGAGACTGCTTAAGGAAACCAGTCTGGCTCTGGTCTAAAATCAGTTGTGCAAGCCCATGCAGGAATGCAGCTAGAGACAGGAACCTACCAGGGTTTGCTGCTTGGGGATGTCCAgtctgctgctccagcaccccGTGTGCATGGATGGAGTAGGGCCGTGAGGCGTTGTTCTTGAACACGACATTGAGAATATCGCCCACTTCCGCCCACAGAAAAGGGCCTTGAAACAGGAAGAATGTACTCTGAGATCAGCAAAATCCATCAGCTCATCTTCTGGGATATTCCCACCCCTCTCTCAACATCTTCTCCCCAGAAATATTACCTTATGGTATTTATGAtgttccccttcctcttctctaCCTCCCAAAAAGAGAATTCGATGTCAGTCCCAATCCAAGTCTTAGAAAACTGGACTGATTTTCACAATGAGGACAATGAAGGTGATTACACATTTCAGCTGGGCCCAGCACAGCTAAGGCTTGATTTCTGAATACTGCTATGCTAAATGTCACATGTTGATCACCCCTTGCTATTGATTTTAAAACGTGATAATATTCAACTGAGCCTGACAGTGTCACaaatcagagctgcagcctATTTTGCGTGGCAGATTCTGCCTCAGCCTGGCTGCCCTGACACCACTTACAGCCTTGGGTTCACAACAGAGTTTTGTCTCCACAGAACTCCACTAGTCACTGCAAAATGCTCCTCCACTTCCCAAGGCTGCCTGCTTTCACCCCAGAAGCATTTCTCACAGCTACAGATTTTCCCCTCCATTTCTCAGACCCCTCTCTAGAAGTCAGTGCTTGTTTCTGTCCCATAGTCAGAGAAATGCAGCTGTGAAACATGCTTTGCCCGAGCTATGACAGAACACTGGTGCAAAGGCAAGTGGGAAAGCCCAGGCTTTCCTGCAAGCTGGGCACAGGACCCTTCTAACTTCTGTCTCCAAAGCTGGCAGATGTGAGTTGGAGACAGTCCCAATTTCTCTGCACTCAGACACACAGCAGATGCCTAAATATCCAGTGAGCCTTTAGATTACAGCTGTGAGCCACTGCAGCTTTAGAGCCCCAGTCCCATTGCTGTGTGAGAGGAAGGTGAACCCTCTGCACACATCCTTACCCAGTATCCCCAGGTGTTCATCACCATTTATCCTGGCCTTGGGGGTTTGGAAAGTGCCATCCGTGTACTCCCTGTAAACTGCTTTCTTGTACCTGGAGCCGAGCAGTCCATTCTCGTTGTTCAGAAACACGTCAGCATAGCTGAGAAATGCAGAACGAGTGCTGAGATAACCAAAACCTCATGGGGAACAAACAATTAACTTGTGTCAGGGGGTGCACAAGCTGAAGGGGCTTCCCAGAGCTGGTGTGGGCTGCAAAGGAGAGCATAATGACGTGGAGGGCTGTgctcccaccagcagcaccaccagCGTGTGCACCAGGTCACGGGGTGGCCAAGACACCCAACAGGCTCCACCAGGGTCTGCTGGGACACTGCCACAGGCTTCCCCAGAAGATGGGCTCTACCTCTCTGCAGAGTGGTTGTGCCGTTCCCTCTCCCAGGTGCGGTCAGGCGCGTAGTCCCACACCACCTCCTCTGCCGCAATGTAGAACGTCCGCACTCCCGTGTACCGATGGGCAGAGGCAGTGCCCGCCTTGCCACACTTGGAAACGATGTACTGTTCCCTCATCCCAGACTGGTAGTGATTGCTCGTCTGGCAGTAGATCTCAAAAGTCCCTGAGGGAGGCAGGATGAACAAGGAAATCAGTTGCTTTTGAAGATTCCAGGAAACAGCTGCTTCCCTGGCTGGTGTCAGTATGTGCTGGGTGTATCTCTGTGGTGTTTAGGGAGCTTGGTTGCCACAGGCCAAGGTTAAAAGGAGTCATTGGAGAAACCAAGCAGGAATGGCACAACAAAGTTCTATACACAGATCATCTCAAGAAGCTTTCTTACACAATAAGCACCTGAAGCACAGCACACCCTGTAAGAGTTCATACCATGCTAGAGAATCTGCCACAGGAGCAAATACCACAATGGGAGACTCTTCCATCTACCCAGTCAGCTGTGCAGGCACTCACCACTGTTATCAGGCTGCATGAAAGCAGTGGCAAAGGTGTGGGGGAACAGATTGGCTGAATCTCTCCGCATCCCGTTCATCTGCATGGTGTTCCCCTGAAACACAGCTCCATGCACGTCTGCTTCACTGCCCAAGCCCAGGAGGTGCCAGGACACCTTGTCTCCTTCACACACGTTCAGCCCAGGCAAGTTACCAAACATAAGTCCATTGATGGCTGGAAAGGAGAAAGCAATTAACTCTCTGCAGGCAGGTGTCAGCCAGGAGATTCATTTTGAGCATACACCTCATAGGACAGGCCTGCCAGTCAGAAGAAGGGTAACTTGTTTGTAATTGACCCCTGAATACACTCAGAGCACACTTCTCCAGACAGCTGTGCTGCTTGTCCATGTCTCACCTGGtgcctccagcctggcttgATTCCAGGCCAAGACCACACAGCCCTTTGTCCAGCCCCCAGCTCAGCCTTTAGGTGAACATCAGCCCGTGCTCTGTAGGTTCATCCCTGCTGTCATAGAGCAGCATCCGACCATACCATGCATCCTGTTGGATTCTTCAAAGGCATCATCCTTTTTCACAGATGTCTCTTCCATCCTCAAGTAGTACTTTATGTTGGCATTTAAATACCAGCTGAGGTTCTCATCAAACACGTTGAAGAGAAGATAAAATTCTTTGTCGATCCCTTTCTATAATTACAATGATGGCTGTTAACTTCTAAAACGCACCAACTAACCATCCTTAGAGTTAGAACTGTTTTGCTTGGCTCTCATATTtccctttattttaaaacatggcTCATTGAGGGACAGGACTTTGTCCCTTTACTCATGTCGAACATTCCTCTTCTATTTCATAAAAAGCACCACCTGTGCATTTTCCATGATATTTCATGTGAATAAAGTGAACAAAACTCAGCCAAGGCCATGAAGTCAGtgctcccttcctcccccacaCCTGCATGTAGGTGTCTGTCCAAACCAGACCCAAGACCAGAGCCCAGACATAAGGCAGGCTGATGACAACACTACACCCCTCCTGCCTCCTATCACAGGCCTagattggggattttttaattaCCCTAAATCCTCGAAAGTGCTAATTCTCCTAAGAAATGCACTCCAAAGCATGGTGTTTCCCCGCTAAAAGAACACTGTGATGGTGACCAGACTCTCCCACTGGTGTCATTGTCCCCAGCAGCACACAAGCAGCCAGCCTGCTGAGAAGGAGAGCAATTTCCAGGCTGCAGCACACGGGTACAGGAGAGTGGCCATGCACCTTCCACAATTAAGCATTCATTAAAGGTTTGCCTAAGATTGTGGAGCCAGAATTGCCACCtcaggtgatttttttccccatcctaCACTTACAAAGGTCTGTCTCTTTTGCTTACACCCTTCCAATACCTGCCCATGTTTACCATTATCACAGCTCCTTCACCTCGAGGGCTGTGTGTATTCCCAATCCTCTTTGCTGAGCAGATCCACATTTCTAGCCTGGGTAGCATGTTGATTTCTTCTGTACTCCTAATTCAGTCACATGGTGCCCCCACAGAACGTGAACTCCCCCCAGGAGGCTCTGGGGACAGTAGTCCCCAGATCTGTCACTGCTCCACGAGCCACGCTGTAGGATGGAAGGAGGGGTTTGATTTGCCATCTGCTGTCTTTCACAACAaggctctgctcctctgtcTGGTACCTCCCCAGGGATATCAATATACTGTCTTCCCTAGATATACTGCCAGGAATATCAATATACTGTCTTCCCTAGATATACTGCCAGGAATATCAATATACTGTCTTCCCTAGACTTACTGCCAGGAATAGACTACCCCTGAGTGAAATTCCAAGAGGAAATTCTGGCTGCCCTTCAGGTTTCACCTCTTCAGCAAAAGCGTAAGACTGACATGGATTTTCACATGTTTTTTTGTAGTCAGCTCTgcttgaaaattaatttctcttgcAGAATAAATGATGCTCACCCAAACCTCAAAGCATTGTATCAGCCAAGCAGAACACCTGTAAGCAAAAATGTCTTTTCACTGTTTCTGGGACTGCAATGACTATTCCACGTGCCTCTCTGAAAGCAGCCTGCTACACAAGCCTCAGGACAAGAGTTACCTATATTCCTATATATACCTATTCCAAGGTAGAGTTGTCCAGCTAAGTTTCTCTAGGAATTAAAAGCAGAGCTCAGGAACTGTTTTAAGGGCAACTCTTGAGAGCCCAGAATACTACTGGCCTTTCTCAGGCGAGACCTGGGCACCAGCCATCCCAGCATTAACTTGCCCAACAACAAGGCTTTGATTTAACTCTCCTGGACTTACACTACTGcacatttgtttttattatgcTCATTAATGTTTTGCTGATGCTTCCCTTCTCTATATGAAAGCAAAAATCTGGTAGGAACAGGGCAGGAAAACCCCTTTACCTGCTTGTTGTTATCATCCAAAGTGCCTGACTTGCAGATGAGCAGAGGCCCCACTAAGCCCGAGGTGGAGTCTTTGATAGGATTCGCAGCTGAGCTGTACATCCAGGTGAGGCAGGGAGGGTCACTGGATGTGGGCCCCACATGCCTTGGCACAGTCCAGTGGTACGTGAAGTTGTGCAGCGGCGCCACAGAAACCCCACTCTGGGACAGGCCTTTAAAACAGGAATTACAGGGTTATTCCTGAGTCCCTGCACAAACTCGGCTACACCTCTGAAGGGTGATGGGGGTGTACTCAAGAAAAGAGATCTACCAACCATCATGGTACCATGTCCCTTCTGACGCCTTCCCATAGAACACTCCATGTGGCTGGATGCTGAAGGGCCAGGAGgctttgtttaaaaatgtcaCCAGGATGGTGTCTCCGACTTCAGCTTTGATCACTGGACCTAGAATACAGCAGAGAGAGCACATCAGCAACAGAGCATCTCTGCAGGCCATCAGGCAAACCAAGGCAGACAAGGCACCTTCCCCCACACTGCGGGGCCAAAGATG
Protein-coding regions in this window:
- the HEPH gene encoding hephaestin, with the translated sequence MGSVWCLLLCIPMLSPTFAGGVTRVYYLGIHEVNWNYAPMGRNVLANQSIAHNRQASAFLQSGKDRVGSMYKKSVYKQYTDSTYTTEIPKPGWLGFLGPVIRAEVGDTIKVHLKNFATRPYTIHPHGVFYEKDSEGSLYPDMSPQDQKKDDAVFPGRNYTYTWTVPEDHSPTADDPNCLTWIYHSHIDAPRDIASGLIGPLLTCKEGILTGSSQRRQDVDVDFFLMFSVVDENLSWYLDENIASFCTDPGSVDKEDEEFQESNKMHAINGYVFGNLPELTMCAGDDVSWHLFGMGNEIDVHTAYFHGEALNIRGHRTDVASLFPATFVTADMIPSNPGRWLLSCQVNDHLQAGMAALYEVRPCSRQAPAPTLKGRVRKYYIAAKEVQWDYGPSGLDQISGKQLSDAGSPAEQYFKRSLYRVGGVYWKAKYVEYTDESFREEKQQSEEEKHLGILGPVIKAEVGDTILVTFLNKASWPFSIQPHGVFYGKASEGTWYHDGLSQSGVSVAPLHNFTYHWTVPRHVGPTSSDPPCLTWMYSSAANPIKDSTSGLVGPLLICKSGTLDDNNKQKGIDKEFYLLFNVFDENLSWYLNANIKYYLRMEETSVKKDDAFEESNRMHAINGLMFGNLPGLNVCEGDKVSWHLLGLGSEADVHGAVFQGNTMQMNGMRRDSANLFPHTFATAFMQPDNSGTFEIYCQTSNHYQSGMREQYIVSKCGKAGTASAHRYTGVRTFYIAAEEVVWDYAPDRTWERERHNHSAESYADVFLNNENGLLGSRYKKAVYREYTDGTFQTPKARINGDEHLGILGPFLWAEVGDILNVVFKNNASRPYSIHAHGVLEQQTGHPQAANPGDIVTYRWEVPERSGPGPNDSACVPWIYYSTVDPVKDMYSGLIGPLKVCRRGTLRSGGTRKDIKREFALLFLVFDENQSWYLEENVERFSKGNHKEINLLDEKFVESNKMHAINGRLYANLPGLIMYQGEWVSWYLLGMGHEIDVHTVHFHAETFIYKNGKSYRADVVDLFPGTFEMVEMLVGNPGTWLLHCHVSDHIHAGMEILFTVLPRTESELEVVNVPPGLSHDDESQKMMLFGSKVTQEQIEATVISLAVVGVLLLLAAGVLLGAVIHLEKQKRLRRNRRSILDDGFKLMSQKNSGL